A window of Sphingobacterium kitahiroshimense genomic DNA:
ATGATAAAAAATGATTTCTAGGCGTTTAACAAAGTGATCAGGACTATGGAAAATAAAAAACAAGGATTTATAAGCAAATACATAAACATATTTAAATCGACAGTATCGGGATTTATGAATGAAGATTGTCTTAAATATAGTGCCTCACTTTCGTATTACACTATATTTTCAATCGGTCCGATTCTCGTGCTTATGATTTCCCTTGCAGGGATCTTTTTTGGAGAGGATGCGATTCAAGGGAAAGTGTTTTCAGAAATGAGAGGTTTGGTTGGTCCAAGCGCCGCCAGACAAATTCAGGAAGTGATCAGCAATCTGAAACTATCAGGTAAATCAAATTTTGCATTGATTGCTAGTATTATCACCTTGGTAATTGGAGCTACGACTGTATTTGGAGATATTCAAAATTCCATTAATAGGATATGGCATGTTCGGGCAAAACCAAAACGAGGCTGGCTCAAGTTGATTACGGATCGATTGCTATCTTCCTCTCTAGTTGTTGGACTTGGATTTTTATTAATGGTCACATTGGTTGTCAATGGTATCATTCTAGCTTTTACAGATCGATTGCAGGTCTATTTCCCTGATATAACAGTTTTCTTTATGAATGCAGTTAATTTTGCATTAAGCTTTGGAATTATATTTATTTTATTCGGAATCATATTCAGAACATTGCCTGATGTTAAGATCGAGTGGAAGACTGTACGCACGGGAGCTCTTTTTACAGCCTTATTATTTATTATCGGTAGGTATGCCATTGGATTATATTTAGAATCTTCCGGAACTGAGTCAACCTATGGTGCTGCAGGTGCACTTGTATTAGTATTATTATGGGTATACTATACTGCTGCTATCTTGTATTTTGGTGCGGTCTACACACGTGAAAATGCCATTGCAAACGGTATACCGATTAAACCTGCTGACTATGCGGTTTATGTAGAAGAAAAGGAGCGTGAGCGTGTGGTGGAAGAAATTCCGGCCAAACCCGCTGATCAAGGGGTGTCTTAATATAATGTTGTTAGATGATTATCAGGGTTTTATGCTGTTATTTTGATTTTCATGAATAGGAGGTGTATGTATTTTTTGATAATACTATTTCGAAAAGGTTAATATTAATGATAAGTTTGTTGTTATCAATGCTATTTTCTTTTCGATCTGCGGTAAAGATATCTGGCAGTTGAATTACTTTTCAATTATTAAATATAAATGATGATAAAGGCATCTTTAATGGTATGTGTTATGATGATGGGAATTTCTGTATCGGCACAGCGGAAGGGTTATCTTCCGAAGGGAGAAAATCAAGAAAGATATAAAGAAATCAGTGGGCGATATGGGGGCAATGACGGTATCTGTCTTTTTGAAGATGGTACTTTTATGCTTTATGGCTATGCCACAGCAGTTTTTGGGCATTATGGTTTTGAAAAGGACTACTTACTTTTTTATACAGATAAACAAGATCTATTTGAAATCTATGCCCACCAAGATCCATCTCTAGGAGCGGGAACGAAAATGGCTTTTGTGGGTTTTGAAGATGGAAATACCTATGTGAAGTTTGATAAAGACAGCGTACAGCCAGTGTTTAATGATGATGCAAACTGCTTTAGTGGCCCTTTTGTGTTTGAAAAAAATACTTTTCCGAGAAGTATTAGTTTATATGCCACAGAAAATAGTGAGGACGATTCCTTAGCTTCATGGAATTATCAGAACGATATAGGCTTTAATGATTTTGTGCTTGTATACAATAAAGCCCGACGGGAATATGAGGATTTTTCCGGAGCGCTATATCAGGATGATGATAATCAATTGGTGATCCAGCTTTCTAATTATGGAGGGGAAGATGGGTATAAGAAACAGAAAAGTGATCATGAATGGAATGATATCATGATGATGAAAAATGAATATCTTACATCGTTTAAATCACGTGATTTTATGCTTGTTAATAAGCATTATGGTACTTTTGAAAGGGATCTTTCTACCTATCGTCTGGACAAATTTACTAACCAGTATATGCGGCAGGATGACCCGGATAATGATGCCTATTATGAAGATAATGTGTATCAGGATGATCGTATCTTGAGTCAGTTTCTTAAACAGAATCTTGTGGATAGGGTTATGAAGGGACGAGAAGAATTAGTATTTTCCGATTCAACTATCTTCTTCAGTAGCTGTACTGAGATCGAAAAGTCATATCGTTATAAAGGAAAAGTATTGAAGAAGGTCGATGATGAAGAGCCTAAGGAGGTTGTGGCACCTCTTATAATGACATTGCCGGTCGAACAAACTAATACGGGGAATGAGAAAAATAGTAAAAAGATTCATAAATAATATAAACCTTCATAGACGATGTAATCTTTCTCTTTGTCCTAGATAGATCAATGTGACATGGAATCATTTCTTTTTAATTGAGGCTATGCGCTAAAAATTCAGGTTGTTGCTTATATACTTTGATACCATACATTGATGATATTTTGAAGTCAATTGATAATGAGTAAAAAAAATAATTCTATCAGTATTTCGAAAAAAAAGTTTGGAAAGAATAATAGTGCCATGGCATTAATTTTTGTCATTATGTTTTCTCTTTTAGGAATAATTGGCATTTTAATAGATTGGAAAAGTGGACTTTTCGGACTTGCTTTAGTAACTGTACTATATCTTGTTCATAGCTTCGTCAAGTTCAACTATTTTCTCTACTTTATTGGCTTGTCCTTTGTTGCTATATATCTGTTGAGTGAATGGCAGGATATTGAATTTTTACAGATCGTCCTTTCTTCGATTTTTCTAACTTTTTTATTTTTCATAAAATCGTGTTATAAAGATTATAAGGCACTTGATAGTTTTGAAATTTTCTATTTGGATAGCAGAGAGCTACATTGTTTATCAACGGAGAATGATGCAGATTATAAAGGCTATGCACTAGATCCTAGAAGTTATTTAAAGAAGTATGCTGCAGAAAAAATTAGCGCTATCTCTTTCGAAAGAAAAGATATGACCATTGCAATAGATGATCTATTGATACGACCTAGAGCGCTAACAACAATTGATCTAGAACAGATTTACGATTTTGTAAAAATTAATTATCCAAATCTTTTAAATAGAGACGAGTTTATTCAACAAAATCTAAGTAAAGAAAATCAATATTACATTCATAAGATTTATATTTTTAGTCCTATCCTCGTTTTGTCACTTGTTATCTATTTTTTCGGAAATAATGGTAAAGATCATATCCTAACGCTTTGCTGTTTAATACTAATGGTTATTCTGCCAGTTGTCATTAGTAAATTTTTAGCAAGAGTATGAAGTGTACTTTTCAGTATTAATATTTTCATAGCTAAATCATATACTAGTTTTTTCATTTAAAATAATCGAACACGGATTGTAAGATCTATTAAGCGAATTGTAAACCCATCACAATATTGTCGATGTTTAAGGTATTTTTGTAATAGTAACAATTGAACATCATCGAGATTGCTAATGGTGTCATTTTCAAATTATATAAATGAACTATTTATTATTATTTTTCTTTACGATTTTATCTGCCTGTACCAATAATACGATACAAAAGCAGGACATGCGAAAATCTAAAATAGTGCAATTGCCAGGACATTATAATGTGCAGGATAATACATGGGAAAACAGCGATCCCAATTATGATGCTTATTCTTCATTTGGAGAAGATCTTTATGCCACATTCAGTAAGTTGGATAAAGATGGAAATAGTTTGGGTCTGGGTCTTATTGATAAGAGTGGGAAAGTTATTATACAGCCTATTTACAGCAGTGTAACGATGCGCATTAGGACGGAAAATGATTTTTTCGTCGTTAGTGATTCCCTTAATAATTATGGTATAGTCAATAGCGAGGGTGTTGAAATTGTAAACCCTCAATTTGATGATATCTATTTTGGGAATAATGCGGCCGATTCGATGGATACAAAATTTGGATTGATAAAAGTCAGTAAAAATGATAAGAAGGGCTACATCAATGCCACTGGTCGAGTTATTGTTCCGGTAAAATATGATGATTTATTTATGATGGGCAAGAATGGCTTGATCATGTTTCAAGTTTTGATTCCTATAGGTAATGGTAACAATACCGCTAAATGGGGAATTATGGATTTTGATCAAAAAATAATTAGCCCACCTCGTTTTTCTTATCCAAGTCGTTTTGAAAATGGTAGCGTAACACTTGTATCAGAAGGTATAGAATATGATGTAAATGAAAATGGAATAATTAAAAAAAAATAATGAACACTTTTTTTTAAGCCTTATTATGTATCATAATAACGTTGCGAAAATCTGCTTATTAAAGCTATTGAAAAATGAAAGATTTTTTTAAAAATAAAATAACGATCTTTTTTACGTTAAGTGCATTATCGATTTTGATCGGAATTTTAATTGCGATTATATTAGCTACGGGGGTTTCTGCTCCAGATAAGTTAGCCGCGATGTACATTTTTTTTGGACTGATTCCTGTTTTGCTCATCATTGTGATTGACAGAATCTGTGTTTGGAAATTTGGAACAAGAAAAGTAAATAAAATTCAGCTTTATATCCTGATCTGTTTTATTGGTCTGTTTGTAATCAATTGGATAAGACTACGATTGCAGGTGTAAAAACCTCTGCGAAATAAACAATTAAAACATAAAATAAATTTTAATGAAAAGTGAGAAAACCAAAATGATTCTTTTAGGAACAGTAGCTGTATTAATCGTATTGCTTATTGCTAGTAATTTTATATATATCGCGCCAAATGAAACATTGCTCTATAAGGCACAACAATATATAACCTATTCAAAATCTGATTGGGAAAATTATGAAGAAAATAAAAGAATATTAGCAAATAATCCAACAGACGGTAATATTCAAACTGAGGTAGCTGCGGTAGTTTCTCCTGATGATATTTACTCGTTAGATACGAGCCGTGTGGCACCTGAAGTTGTTGCAAGTGAACTTGAAAAGATTAAAAAAGCAAATTTTGATCGTCTTGTTGAAGCTAAAATTAGACCTGATCATGAAGATGCACAGGCTGCGTTGATCCGCCATACTGATGGCCGATTAACGGACGTCATTATTAATCAAAAGATCAATATAAAAGTTGGTAAGTGTTACGATAACCCAAATACAGATGGCAATTACAATTGTGTAAGCTGTATGATTTTGTTATATAATAGAGATAAGAAAGATTGGCAGGAAGCACCTGATGGAGATAATTTTCTTAAGCCCGCGTATGATTTTTATCAGCCGTCAAAAGGCGATATTTGGGAAGCTAAAGATCTGACGATGCGTATTCCATTTGATTATGATCTGTACAAAAAGTTTGAAGGTAAAGAATAAATTTTTGAGCTCAATAATTGGAATGTAGTGCCATGATAGTCATGGCACTACGTGTCGTGATTGTCCACTTCATTTGGATTTGGCGGAAGCGGATTCGTGTCTTTTTTTGGTGGTGTACCGGTATTGCTTTTCACTTTGTTCTGAGATAAATCATTAGATTTCTCTTTGGGAATTTTTGCTATTGTTTTTAGAGCTTTATTTTTCATATAAACAAATCATTGTGGTAGTTTCATTATGAAGATAGTCTTTTATTGCTGTGAAATATGTTCGTAATGTTGTTTTGCTGAACAGTGTCATTGAAACAAATTGTTGAAGTTTTCGATGCTGTGCATAGCTCATTCAGTAACTGAAATTGTTTCTTTCCTACATTTGCCCAAGACATTTGTTTTCCATATTCTAAAGCATTGTTTCTGTAATAGTGCATTTTCTCAGGTTGATCTAAAAGATCATTGACAACTGACGAAAGTGCATGTGCGTCATTAAAAGGAAAGAATAACCCACGGTCATCTGCTAAGAGGTCTTTAGCATACCAATATGGAGTTGAAATACAGGCCGCTCCAGCGCCCAGTGCAAATGACAGTGTTCCACTGCTGATTTGGTTTTCATTTGGGTAAGGAGTGACATAAATATCGCAAGCGCTCAAATATTCCTTTAATAGTTTTTCGGATGCAAATTGATTGACAAATTGCACTTTATGACCAATATTACGGGCCATCACCATATCCATCAAATCATGTCTGTACGCGTCACCTTCATGCTTTAAAACATTTGGATGTGTTGAACCTAATATAATATAAACGAAGTCGTCATTCTCAATTTCAGAAACTGCCTGAATCGCTGTTTCAAAACCTTTGCTTTTACCTAAAAAGCCGAAACTGAGCATGACTTTTTTATTTTGAAATCCTAATTTTCTCTTCGCCATCTCTTGGTCGCAATCGAAGTTTGGAACACCGTGTGGTATTAGACTTACCTGACTACGATCAATTTGATATATTGTCTCTAGCATATTGATGGCACGACTCGTCATAACCGTGATTTTACTGCTATACTGCGCTAGTTCACGGAGAATACGGTATTCATTATGATGCGGATGTTCCAGCACGGTATGTAAGTTGGTAAGAATGGGTACATTTAAGTGTTGAAGTAAGTCAATAATGTAGCTCCCTGTTTCTCCGCCAAATATTCCGTACTCGTGTTGGATGATACAGGCATCAAATGCATTGTTGATGACATCGGCAGCCTGAATATAACTATCTAAATTTTCTTTCTCTACGATATAAGTTACTTCTTCAGGAAACACATATTCCGAACCATCAGATACCGCAAATATGTGATGATCATTCGCTAAAGATCGTGGCAGGGAGTGATATAGATCATGTGAAAACGTTGCAATTCCGCACTGCCTAGGTGGGTAAGTTCCAATAATAGCTATTTTCATTTTTTAGTATAAATTAAATCCACAAGAATTATTGAATGATATGGAATATTTCTGTACATTCTTCTTGTATTAAGAACAGGGTAAACGCTGTTAAGTTCAATTCGAATCGAATCCGATGATGTAAACAGGCATTTATTCTTATAAACAGGTATAAATTACTGTTATCACCAAGGTTGTCTCTTTATTTGTCAGTAACTCATAGAATTATCGTTTAAATAATTCCTTTTTATTGTTCATAATTGGAAAATATCGCTTTTTGCAAAGTAATATTTTTGGACCAATATAGTTTGCTTTGTGTCTAGGTGTCATTATTAAAAAATAAAATCCTATTTTTAGACTTTATCATTCGAATACCTGTGTTTACACGATTGTTGTTTACAGACGAATTGAACTAAACTGCTATGATTTTAATTGTTGACGATCAAGAAGCGAATATTTATTCACTTAAGAAATTACTCGAATCTCAAAATTTTTCAGTTGATACTGCGCTATCTGGAGAAGAGGCACTAAAAAAGGTTTTAAAGAATAATTATGCATTGATTATCTTGGATGTTCAGATGCCTGGAATTGATGGTTTTGAAGTTGCAGAAACGTTATCCGGTTTTAATAAAACTAAAGATGTTCCGATTATTTTTTTGTCGGCAGTCAATAAAGATAAAAAGTTTATTACTAAAGGTTATGCATCAGGTGGAATAGATTATGTTACGAAGCCTATTGATCCAGATATTTTAATGCTGAAAGTGAAGACTTTCTCTCGTTTATATGAACAGACGGTAGCTTTAAATGATATGCAACAGGTGCTTCGATTGGAAATTGAAGAACGGAAAAAAGCGCAGCAGGAGTTAAAGGAACAAGTAGAAAATTTGCATTCGACATTAGAGTCGCTACCACAGTTGGCATTTACGGCAAATGGAGATGGTGAAATAGAATTTGTGAACAGTAAATGGCTATCCTATGCAACATCAAATAAATTTCCTACAACGCATGCTGATGATCCGGATATACATGTATCTTGGGCAGAAGCATTAATTGCTGAAACACCAATCGAACTCGAGGTTCGTATAAAAGAATTAAAAGACGAGCTTTTCAGATTTCATTTGTTGCGGATTATTCCGATTAAAGAAAAGAATAATCAGGTTAAGTGGGTCGGTACCTTTACAGATATTGACGATCAAAAACAGATGGAAAAGAAAAAGGATGAGTTTTTGAGTATAGCCAGTCATGAATTAAAGACCCCATTAACCAGCATTAAGGCATATGCCCAGTTATTGGAACGAACAATTAATACTGCTAAAGACGTCACCGCAGTCAAGTACATCAATAGGGTACAAAGCCAAGTAACCAAACTTAGCGGACTTATTACAGACTTGTTGGACATCTCAAAAATTGAAAACGGGAAATTGAAGATTACAAAAAAGAATTTTGATTTTGAAAACTTACTAACCAATGCTATTGATATTATTTATCAAACCCATGAAAATAATTCCGTTACTATTGAGAGGGAAGGTGATCGAATAGAAGAGCTCTTTTTAGGTGATGAAGTTCGGATTGAACAGGTCTTGATCAATTACTTGACAAATGCCATTAAATATGCGCCTAATACAGATCGAATCATTGTACGTACAGAAAAGGAGGATGATCAATTAATCGTTAGTGTAAAGGACTATGGTATCGGTATTCCTGAACATAAGCAAAAGAATATATTTGGTAAATTTTATCGGGTAGAAGAATCTTCGGTGCGATTTCAGGGACTTGGTATAGGCCTTTATATCTGTTCGGAGATCATAAAACAACATAATGGTACGGTAGGTATCCAAAGTGAATTGGGCCAGGGATCTACTTTTTATTTTACTCTACCTTTAAATTAGTAAGAAAATGTCTAAACCATTTTTAAGAAATTTACAGATTGGCTTTGGTTTTTCCTTGGTTCTGTTATTGGCAAGTTCTACTGCATCTTATATAAGTATTAAAGAGCAGATCAATAACCGTACAAAAGTTGATCATAGTCGGCGCGTCATCGCATCAGCAAATAAAATATTAAATGATCTGCAAAATGCAGAAACTGGTCAACGGGGGTTTCATCTCACCGGTAAGGAAGCTTTTTTAGAGCCGTATATTAATAGTCAAAAATCTTTACCTCAAGCGCTAATCTTGACAAAAGAACTTGTGACTGATAATCCCGAACAAAGTCAAGTAGCGGACAGTCTATCTTCATTAGTGACTTCAAGACTTGGGATTTTAGCTAATCTCATTACAATAAAACGACAAGGGGGAGAGGTCTCTTTATCACAATTGGAAGAGGGTAAACAATATATGGATAGTTGCCGTGCTATCATTGCCCGGTTTATTGATGTTGAAGAGGTTCTCCTGAATAAAAGGTCTGATGAGCTCAATAAATCCTCTTTTTATACCTCTATTTTTGTCGTTATTGCGGCTATTGTTTCGTTGTTGATCACTATAGTTTTTTATTTACGTATTCGAGAAGATTTTATTAAGCGAGAAGAGTTACAAAAGTCTTTGACAAATAAAGATGAAGAAATCAGCAGGAGATTAAAAGTTACGCAACGTATAGCAAATCAAATAGCTAGCGGTGATTATACGGTCAATGTGAATGATACGGAACAAGATGATTTAGGAAGTTTGGGAGGCTCTTTGAATCAAATGGCTGATGCTTTAAAACGATCATTTGATGACTTAAATAATAATGAATGGAGACAAACAGGTCTGGCTCAGCTAAATGAAACTCTTGTTGGAAATAAAACAGAACAAATCTTAATAGCCGATGCTTTAAACCAGCTAATTAGCTATGGAAATTGTACCAATGGTGCTTTTTACCTTTGGGATCAAGATCGTATTGTGCTTAAAAATGCATATGGTTTAGAAGACCGTATGGTAAAGTCCCTATCGCCAGGAGAAGGTATGATTGGTCAGGTTTTTAAGGAAGGAAAAGTTAAACGATTTGAAAATCTATCGAACAGTGATTATGTCGTGAGTTTTGCCAGCGGTCAATTTCGTATCGATAATGTGCTTTTATTGCCTGTTTTTGCGGATTATCATTGTATAGGTGTTATTGAATTGGGATCGATCAATGCTGTAGAAAATGTAAAACTACCTTATTTCATTGAAGCAACCCGAAATATAGGGATTGCGATAGCTGCAGCGAAAAGCCGTGATCAGGTACAGCAACTTCTGGAAGAAACGCAAACGCAAACGGAAGAACTGCAGGCACAACATGCTGAATTGGAAAATTTAAACACGGAGCTCGAGGCGCAGACTCAAAAATTACAATCATCTGAAGAAGAATTGAGAGTCCAGCAGGAAGAACTTGTACAGTCCAATCACGAATTGGAGGAACGTTCCAAATCTCTTGAAGAAAAAAACCATCTTATCGCCGAGCGTAATCTAGAGATACAGCGGAAAGCTGAAGAGCTAGCGCTGAGCACAAAATATAAATCGGAATTTTTGGCGAATATGTCACATGAACTTAGAACTCCGCTTAATTCTATCCTTCTCTTATCACGATTGATGTCAGAGGATACGGACGGTAATTTGAATGAAGATCAAATTGAATCAGCAAAAGTTATTCAGAGTTCAGGAACAAGTTTATTAAGTTTAATAGATGAAATCTTAGATCTTTCTAAGATCGAATCTGGTAAAATGGAACTTGACTATCAAGATGTGAAATTACAAGATATAACGCATGATTTGCAGAATCTGTTTTTACCATTAATCAAGGAAAAATCACTTTCTTTTGATGTGTCTATTGATTCGAATATTTCTGATACGATAGAGACCGATCGTTTAAGATTAGATCAGGTTTTAAGAAATCTGTTATCAAATGCTGTTAAATTTACGTCGGAGGGTAAGATAAGTTTATCAATTTCTGAAGATAAAGATCATCCCGAGAATTTAATTTTTGAGGTTAGGGATACTGGAATTGGTATCGCTGAAGACAAGCAGAAAATTATCTTTGAAGCCTTTCAGCAAGCAGATGGGTCAACACGGAGAAAATTTGGCGGTACTGGACTAGGACTTTCTATCAGCCGGGAAATAGCGCGCCTCCTTGGTGGTAAGATTTTATTGACTAGTAAAGAAGGAGAGGGTAGTGTCTTCAAACTATTTATTCCGAAAAGCAAAACTTCTGACGTAATAAAACCATCGTCTGAGCGATTGATCGATATCATTGCTTCTGATATAGATGAAATGAAGAGTATCGTTGGTGAAGCAGTTTCTCCTAATATAGTTTATACTATTCCTGAAGAAGTCGAAGATGATCGCGATCATATTGTAAAAGGAGATAAAGTTATTCTTATTGTGGAGGATGATACTGCATTTGCGAAGGCTTTGCTCAAATATACACGTAAACAGAATTATAAAGGGGTAGTTGTGGTAAGAGGAGATATTGCTGCAGAATTTGCTGCTCGCTATTTGCCCTTAGCTATTTTGTTGGATATTCAGTTGCCTATAAAAGATGGCTGGCAGGTTATGGATGAAATAAAAAGCAATCCACTTACTAGACACATACCTGTTCATATCATGTCTTCACTTCAGGTCAAAAAAGAAAGTCTACTCAAAGGTGCTATAGATTTTATTAATAAACCTGTTGCCGTTGAGCAGATCGGGATCATGTTTAAAAAAATAGAGGATGCGCTAACGCGTTACCCAAGAAAGGTTCTGATTGTTGAAGAGAATCCTAAACATGCTTCAGCACTTTCTTATTTTTTGAGCAATTTTAATATTACTGCCGAAATTAAGACAAATGTTGATGAAAGTGTTCAAGCATTAAGTTCGGATGGCGCCAATTGTGTGATTTTGGATATGGGGGTGCCTGATAAGATTGGTTATGAAACTTTAGAAGCAATCAAAAATAATAAGGGTTTGGAAAATCTTCCTATTATTATTTTTACAGGAAAAAATCTGTCACATGCAGAGGAGGTCAAAATTAAACAATACGCAGATTCTATTGTTATTAAAACGGCCCATTCTTACCAGCGAATTTTAGATGAGGTAGGACTTTTTCTTCACTTAGTTGAAGAAAATTCTGCTGACGCACAGAAAAGAAAAGTGAATAAGCTAGGTTCTCTGAGTGAAGTGTTAACAGGAAAGAAGGTTTTGATCGCAGATGATGATGTAAGGAACATATTTTCATTGTCAAAAGCATTAGAAAAGTACCAGATGAATGTTATATCAGCTACAAATGGGAAGGAAGCTTTGGTACAGCTAGAAAATAATCCGGATGTATCTATCGTTCTGATGGACATGATGATGCCAGAAATGGATGGTTATGAGACGATCAGGCTAATGCGAAAAAATCCGAAATATTCAAAATTACCAATCATGGCTGTTACTGCAAAAGCAATGACTGGTGATCGGGAAAAGTGTATTGTAGCAGGTGCTTCTGATTATATATCTAAGCCGGTTGATACTGACCAACTGTTATCTTTACTCCGCGTATGGTTATATGATAATTAAGAGCATAAAATAGGTGATGAAGAAAGCTAAGTTAGTATTGATTATTGATGATGATAATCGCAATATCTTCGCATTGCGATTGGCTTTAAAGTCGCGAGGATATCAGTCACTTTCCTGTAATAGTGCCCAAGAAGGCTTTGAATTATTGGCTAATAATAGCGATATTGAGATTGTTTTAATGGATATGATGATGCCCGATATGGATGGTTATGAAGCTATTCAGGTGATTGGGGCATCTGAAACTTATGGTCATGTTCCCGTGATTGCAGTAACAGCTCAAGCTATGCAGGGAGATCGTGAGAAGTGTTTGGATGCTGGTGCTCGTGCTTATGTGCCAAAACCAATAGATTTAGATCTATTAATAGGTATAATTGAACAGAATAGTTAGATGTGGGAACCGAGTATTATAAAAAATGAGGATATCGAGCTGCTTTTGACAGATGTGGCAGAACGGTATGGTTATGATTTTACGCAATATAGTAAAGCTTCATTGAAAAGGCGATTGAATCGACTGTGTCTGATCGATAAATTTACAAGCTTTGCAGAACTGCGATATCGGGTAATAAGTGATCCCGAATATCTGCAACGTTTTGTTGAGGAAATTACCGTCAACGTCACGGAAATGTTTCGGGATCCAAATTTTTATAAGGCTTTACGCGAGGATGTTTTTCCACGGTTAGGTACTTATCCCTTTATAAGGATCTGGATAGCGGGCTGTTCTACTGGAGAGGAGGCCTATTCGATTGCAATTTTGCTTAAGGAGGCCAATTTATATCATAAATCATTGATTTATGCCACTGATATAAATCCTGGAGTCTTAGAGCGGGCAAGTAGTGGGATGTTTCCCATCAGTCAAATGCAACAGTATTCAGAGAATTATATTCAGTCTGGAGGGATAGAGGATTTTTCTAAATATTATACCGCTAATTACGATTCTGTAAAGTTTAACGGTGATTTAAAAGATAAAATGATCTTTTCAACACACAATTTAGTATCGGATACCTCTTTCAATGCATTTCAGCTAATTCTTTGTCGGAATGTGCTGATTTATTTTGACAAGGATTTGCAGAATAATGTTTTTGATTTATTTGATGAAAGCTTAGATACGCTGGGATATCTAGCATTGGGGTCTAAGGAAACTATTCGTTTTTCTAATTTGGAGAAAAAATATAAACAAATTAATGATGAACGAATATGGAGAAAAACCCGTTCATCATAATTCTCTTTTCAAATGAGTGATTCAATATTCGTAATTGGAGGTTCAGCAGGAAGTCTCAAGGTGCTGTTGGAGGTATTACCTCAACTTGATACGGATATATTGTTTC
This region includes:
- a CDS encoding response regulator, giving the protein MKKAKLVLIIDDDNRNIFALRLALKSRGYQSLSCNSAQEGFELLANNSDIEIVLMDMMMPDMDGYEAIQVIGASETYGHVPVIAVTAQAMQGDREKCLDAGARAYVPKPIDLDLLIGIIEQNS
- a CDS encoding response regulator encodes the protein MSKPFLRNLQIGFGFSLVLLLASSTASYISIKEQINNRTKVDHSRRVIASANKILNDLQNAETGQRGFHLTGKEAFLEPYINSQKSLPQALILTKELVTDNPEQSQVADSLSSLVTSRLGILANLITIKRQGGEVSLSQLEEGKQYMDSCRAIIARFIDVEEVLLNKRSDELNKSSFYTSIFVVIAAIVSLLITIVFYLRIREDFIKREELQKSLTNKDEEISRRLKVTQRIANQIASGDYTVNVNDTEQDDLGSLGGSLNQMADALKRSFDDLNNNEWRQTGLAQLNETLVGNKTEQILIADALNQLISYGNCTNGAFYLWDQDRIVLKNAYGLEDRMVKSLSPGEGMIGQVFKEGKVKRFENLSNSDYVVSFASGQFRIDNVLLLPVFADYHCIGVIELGSINAVENVKLPYFIEATRNIGIAIAAAKSRDQVQQLLEETQTQTEELQAQHAELENLNTELEAQTQKLQSSEEELRVQQEELVQSNHELEERSKSLEEKNHLIAERNLEIQRKAEELALSTKYKSEFLANMSHELRTPLNSILLLSRLMSEDTDGNLNEDQIESAKVIQSSGTSLLSLIDEILDLSKIESGKMELDYQDVKLQDITHDLQNLFLPLIKEKSLSFDVSIDSNISDTIETDRLRLDQVLRNLLSNAVKFTSEGKISLSISEDKDHPENLIFEVRDTGIGIAEDKQKIIFEAFQQADGSTRRKFGGTGLGLSISREIARLLGGKILLTSKEGEGSVFKLFIPKSKTSDVIKPSSERLIDIIASDIDEMKSIVGEAVSPNIVYTIPEEVEDDRDHIVKGDKVILIVEDDTAFAKALLKYTRKQNYKGVVVVRGDIAAEFAARYLPLAILLDIQLPIKDGWQVMDEIKSNPLTRHIPVHIMSSLQVKKESLLKGAIDFINKPVAVEQIGIMFKKIEDALTRYPRKVLIVEENPKHASALSYFLSNFNITAEIKTNVDESVQALSSDGANCVILDMGVPDKIGYETLEAIKNNKGLENLPIIIFTGKNLSHAEEVKIKQYADSIVIKTAHSYQRILDEVGLFLHLVEENSADAQKRKVNKLGSLSEVLTGKKVLIADDDVRNIFSLSKALEKYQMNVISATNGKEALVQLENNPDVSIVLMDMMMPEMDGYETIRLMRKNPKYSKLPIMAVTAKAMTGDREKCIVAGASDYISKPVDTDQLLSLLRVWLYDN
- a CDS encoding CheR family methyltransferase, whose protein sequence is MWEPSIIKNEDIELLLTDVAERYGYDFTQYSKASLKRRLNRLCLIDKFTSFAELRYRVISDPEYLQRFVEEITVNVTEMFRDPNFYKALREDVFPRLGTYPFIRIWIAGCSTGEEAYSIAILLKEANLYHKSLIYATDINPGVLERASSGMFPISQMQQYSENYIQSGGIEDFSKYYTANYDSVKFNGDLKDKMIFSTHNLVSDTSFNAFQLILCRNVLIYFDKDLQNNVFDLFDESLDTLGYLALGSKETIRFSNLEKKYKQINDERIWRKTRSS